The window CACGAAACCACTCATGGTTTAAAGCAGCATCGGCAGTTATTCTCTGCAATGTCACACAAACAATAATCAAAAAGGATAAAGACAATGAAGTACAAAAATTTGATGTTCCCAAATGTAATGGCCATCACCTTCTCAGGATCATAAGTTAGAAGCTTATTCAACAGGTCAAAGCCGGCATCAGATAGGACTGGTAACCCCGTGAAGGATGTAGCGGGAAATTTTTTTCTTAAAGAATTAAACCTGACACAAACAAATCAAATGGTTAGTAGAcacatgaaaatatttttccagTAATAGATTGTCATCAAAGGAGGCCAGAAAGCCAAACCAGAATCACCCAAAGCTGGAAGCCTGGGAAAACAGTGGCAAAAATAAAAAACATGAATCTCCAGCCAACAAGAACAGGGATAGAATATACAAGAAGATAATACTTACTGGTACTTTACAAAGTTGACCTTCACCCCAGGAAGTTTAGAAAACCCTGGCCATATTGTCTCATTTGGGGTTCCGAGAATTTTGAAAATCTGGTAAGAACAATCCAAGAAATGCATTAAGCTGACTTGTAAATGATATCCAACATCACGTAAAATTCTCCATAAGCTAGAAAAGATACCTTATCGATTTGATCAACTTCTGTTTTTCCATTGAAAAGCGCTTCTTTGGATAGCATCTCAGCCATGATACAACCCAGTGACCACATGTCGATTGCAGTAGAATATTGTTTGGCTCCCAAGAGAAGTTCTGGCGCCCTGTATGCATAAAAACTATTCAATCACTGGCTGAGAAAAGCCAGATGGGCGAGAACTCAATAGAAACCTTCATCTACATACAGACACACATCGACAGAAACATGAGTATCTACTTAAATATTTTCAAATTAATGAAGAACAAAAAATGAAGCTCACCTGTACCACAAAGTAACCACCAAATGAGTGTATGGTTTCAGGGGGCTCCCATATTGACGAGCTAAACCAAAGTCACAAATCTTCAACTCACCTCGGTTGTTTAGAAGCAAATTTGAAGTCTTCAGATCTCGGTGAAGGACCCAATTATCATGAAGATACTTGATACCCTGCAAAAGCTGGAGCATAAGACATTTGACTTCACTTTGGCTAAACGGTTGTTTCATTGTCTCCATTAATGCCTTCAGATCATGTTCCATGTACTCCATCACCATAAAAATGCTGTCAAGACTGCTTCCTACAACTACTTCTTTAACATCTACAATTGAGGGGTGATGAATAGAAAGAAGAATGTTTATTTCCCTTAGAGATGTCAAGGGAAATCCTTCTCGTTCCTTCTCCATCTTAACCTTCTTTAGTGCAACAATTTCTCCTGTCTTCTTATCTCTAGCTCTGTAAACAACACCATAGGTACCTTCATCTATCCTGTTAAGCCGCTCGAATTCATCGACACTTCTACACCCCTGCAGCATGTTTACGCTCCTTTGTGGAGGAAGTGCAGGCTCTGGTATACCACGAGAATCATGTTCATCTTCAGATTCTGTATCTGACTGGCTAACACTAGTACCATCATAATAACGGTCCTTATCCACATCCATTGAGTCATTCTTATCTAAATCATTGTCCTGGTAACTATCTCTGCTGGAAGACCTAATATGTTCATCTGAATCTGAGGACCTTGCTCTATTTCCTCCAGAGTTGTCTCTCTTGAGCTCCCCAAATTCTGGAGTTAGTGATTTCCTGTGTCCACCCATTTCAGCTGACTGTGAAACTGCTCGTCGCTTCTTCAATCGAGGCATATCATCATCTGAAATCAAACCTTCATCAGCTGGAGAGTCAGCGTCAGTTGCCCATCGAGATGCTCTTATAGTCGGCACGTATTCATCTTCTTCTACTATCCTGGCATCCTGCTCGGGCAATCGCTCTTTGTCAGGAGGTGGTGAACCTATGTCAACTGGGGATTCAGATGCATCAACATGTGAACCAAGTGCTGTATTTGGATTATGTTGGGACGGCCCCATGCTctgaataatattattattattattcaacgGCGAGACCTGCTCAACCCTTTCTAAGGGAAGGTTAGGCGACTGGACAGATGACTTTGGCAATGGAAGCGGAGGAGGTAGCTTAGCAGCTGCTGGTGAATTTCTACTCTTCGACATTCTATTCGCTTCCTTTTCATCCCTATCCCAGATAATTGGAGAGAATTTTCGTTTCTTGCTCTGTACAGGTGACTGGTTCCCATTGGCCGCATTCTTGGTCTTCCGGTCCGAATCAATAGCCCCATCAGACCCACTCTCACTAGACAGTTCCCCAGGCTCTCGGTCAACAGCCCTGACACTAAACCCACTTCTCCCCGCTCCACCATCACTGCTACCAGAATCACTCCTGCTTGACATGGACCTATAACTGccatttatgacctccctttcttTTACATCCTTCTGTCTCAACCTACCCCTATCTCGACTACTCCTGTCGTGAACTTGATCCCTATCAAAATCCCGATCAACGCTCCTAATTCGATCATAATCCCCCTTAGGATAACCAAGCTCCCTCCTTGAAACCTCGAACTCAGCCTCACGGCCCCTAAATTCATTATCCCTGTAACCACCATGTCTTCCAGCAGCCATAAGAACGTCTATGTATCAAAGAAAACCTTAATCCACCTATAAACCCTAACCCTAATTTCACAAACAAAGTCAACAAATCCTAGCTCGAAAAAAAACGACTTAGTTGAAAAAACAATAACAGATTACAGATCTGGTAAAAACTAATCAAATATCTAAAAATCAAAttgaatttttttcctttttttccttttttcctaatttctttaaaaaaaactcTCTAGAAACGACAGATAGAGACGGCGAAAAAACAGAAACCCTAGAAATTGACGATTAGAGTGTAAATTTACGGTCTTCTCCGGTATGTTATTGCTGAGATCGGAAAACTTACCGGTGAATCGAAGCAACCAGAGGCGGCGGCGACGAAGCTTTTAcagagagagaaaaagagagaatatGTGAGTTGTATTGCAAATTCGGAATATGAAAGCGAAGGGAAAGTCCCCAGACCGCGTAAAGAGGAGTTTTAGATTAGCTTCGAGTATGTTAATTGCAATTAGACCCCCTATGTTTATCAAATTGTTTATTTTGACCAATACATTTTCTTGCATGTCTCTTCAGCTACCGGAAGTCGTTCTCACGAGTTTAAATTTCATTGGGTAAAAGTAAATTACGAGGCTAATAGATTTTATGTTTTATCAAATATAAGTGGATCAGACAAAAAGGAAAATTTTGCCTGGATTTATTTATAGaaatgtactgttttgaatagtttatttatttagcAACATTGTCTTGAAAAACTCTCTGTCTGAGGGTTGTTCTAGTGGTAAgcatcctccacttccaaccaaaaggttgtgagttcgagtcacctcaacagcaaggtggggagttcttggatggagggaggaagccgagggtctatcggaaacagtctctctaccccagaataggggtaaggttgcgtacacaAAAATTCTCCTCACCCTAGAAAGAGACAATCCTATAATTGGAATAGAAAAACTATTCAGATTGGAATAGAATAATTTATTCCTAAGGGATCATTGGTAAGGTGTATAAGAATAGTATTGAATATGGTGTATTAGTAATGTTTAGTTATATTGTAATTAGTTATGCTGGAATTATTTTCTATCGACTGTTTGATTTTATGTATTTAAAATAacatgcattgcataattttttttaaaaaattgtttACAAACATATGCTCCACATTCTTTAGCTTTGTATACTTTCTTTGCAAAGCTTTAGTTATTCATtctaaaaacgaaaaaaaaaatattattacgaGAAAGTACATCTTGTGTGTATTTATGTTGGATTTTAACCCATTTTTTACTTTCTTACCCGAAATAGTCATTATCGTATATAATATGTAAAATTTCTTTCACTAATTAGACTAAAATAAAATACCCATCTTACGGACATTTCTCAACTCTCAACACACCCAATTCTCTTCCCTTTCTCTAACGCCTCtcttttttctatctctaacccACCCAGATTTAGATCTTAAAAAATCTATAAATATAATTAAATTTCTCTTCAATTTTTTAACAAAGCCACCATAGTAGCTTCATTTATCTAAGGTCCAAATAGAGATCCACATGATACAAATAAAAACTTCATATCCTTCTCACAAACCAAAAAAAGAATAGATAAAGATAGAAGTTCAAAAAGCCTACATATTCTGGAATAAGGTCCTCAGGAGCCCATTAATGGTGGAAAAAAGGGGGCGTCAATATGtaagaagaaaaaataatcatAGTTGCACTCACAAATATTGCCCAAGATGACTGATTACCCTCTTACTTAAAGGTCTCAGCATCATTTGATAGGGGTTTCACTAGTAGCAGCAGCAAACTAAACTTTATGTTATTGTTGTGCTTAGTGTGACGTGTAGGCGAGTGTAATGAGTGATGTATGTAAGACGATAAGGTAAATTTTTAGATATGAGATCTAAGTTGGAAAGCATTTGTGGATTTTTGGCATTTTTTGCATCTTTTTTTGTGTCTGGGGTAATTTTGGTATTAAAATAGAGGTGTAGTGGTAGACATAAGGTATTTTCTAATATACATACGATGTAACTTGTATTTATACATACTTACACAATGTTGTATAATTGTGTATATTTGTGTATAATGtggtataattatatatatatttttagtgtaTAAGGGTGTATATATGTTGCTAGTGTATAATAAGCCGCCATAAAAATTTAacactttcttctctttttcttctttttcttatttttctggTATACATTATTATGCATTCCATATACAAATTTATACAAAGTTCTGCATCATTATACATGTACTGCATATGTACAGTTAAAATTGAAATTGAggattttgtgtttttctttatttgtttatcGAACAATCGATTTATAAAGTCGATTTTCTTGTTGATTTCTTTGTTAAATCATGAACATGCATCAAATTTTTTAagcttttgttttttatttttgctATTTAAAACTTGGGGAATAAGAGATTTTAGGATTTTTCAAGTTGAATTATGGATGGTATGCCTTTTTAATCAAACGCCAGACATACTTCCATAAACGCTTGAACAAAAACTGGGACAGGGACATTGTGTTGGATGATTTAGAGCACTTCGAGAGTCGTCACGACTTTGAGTATTGTAGGCATATAAGAGTTAAGAAGGTCGAAGGGTTTATGTGGAGGATGAGCAGGGGATGAGCAACCGAGCCATATGAGATTTCAGTGAAATTTCGGAAGAACACGGGCAAGGCAGGCTTAGAGTGGCTTGGTTTATTCAATGCCAttttgaggaagaagaagatgatcCTTTTGTACAAAGGTGATTTCCAAAACTGTAACAACCATGTGGACATCAAGTTGCGAAGCCATCCTATGAAAGTCTGGAAGAGGGTAGTGGAGTtgagggtgaggaggagtgtgtctattttcgagaaccagttcAAATTCATTCCAGTGCTTTCAATTACAAAAGCTATttaccttgttaggagattggttGAGTAGTACGAGGAAAGGAAGAGGGACTTACATATGGTGTTCATTAACTTAGAAAAGGCTTACGACAAAGTCACGAGGGAGGTCATATGGAGATATATAGAGGTCAAAGGTGTATCTGTTGCATACATTACGGTGATTATGGACAtctatgatggagctaagacccAGATGAGGACAGTGGGAGGAGATTCACATATTTTCCAATTTTGATAGGCCTGCACCAAGGATCAGCACTTAGCCCGTTTGTATTTTCCCTGTAGATGGAAACTTTAACTCgtcatattcaaggggaggtgttatggtgcatgttatttgtaGATGACATTGTACTGATTGACAAGATGCGAGGTGGTGTTAGTGGGAAGTTGGAGGTTTGAAggcagaccttggagtctaaaggttttaagttgagcaggaccaagaaaGAATATATGGAGTGCAAATTCAGTGATGTGATCCATGAAACGGACGGGGATGTGAGGtttgatacacaagtcatcccaAAAAGATGAAGTTTCAATTATCTTGGGTGAGTATTCCAAGGAAATGGAGAcattgacaagaatgtcacacaTCGTATAGGAGCGGGGTGGATGTAATAGAGGCTCGCTTACGgtattttgtgtgataagaatgtgacACCAAAACTCAAAGTTAAGTTCTACAGAGCagtagttagaccgactatgttgtatggggcagagtgtaAGCTAGTCAAGAACTCTAATAGCCAGAAGataaaggtagcagagatgaggatgttgagatggatgtgcgggcatgccgggatagataagattaagaatgaagttattcgggtcAAGGTGGGTATGGCCCctgtggaggataagatgcgggaagcgaggttaagatggttcgggcatgtgaagagaAAAAGCACAGATACCCCAATGAAGAGGTGTGAGGGTTGATCTTGGCGGGTcttaggagaggtagaggtaAGAAAAAGAGGTATTAGGAAGagatgattaggcaagacatagAGATGTTTTATCTTAccaaggacatgacccttgatagaagggtgtggaggtcgaTAGTTTGTAGAAGgttaaatagtcaagtgttttCCTCATCCATAACAGTATTATTAGTGTTAATCTTGTATTTTCTTAGTCGTAGATTTTTATTACTAGTTATTGTTTCTTTCGCTTTGATATTTTTATAAATGATAGCTCGTGTTACTTCTTGTTGCTATTGCTTTGTTTTTCCTCTttctttgagccgagggtctatcggaaataacatTTCTATCTTctctaggtaggggtaaggtctgcgtacacacgaTCCTCCctaaaccccacttgtgggatttaaCTGGGTTTGTTATTATTGCTGCTTAATTTGTCAACTCATTTGGATTTAGAAATATAAGAAgttatttataatttttagagGGAACAATAACAGTAGTTGGTTATGTGAAAAAAACTATTTTTCGGATCTTGGCCCCTTATCTTTTGAGCTACAAATTTGTAAAGTTATAACTGGGCCATCTAGTTGCAATATATGTGTGTAAGTTGTGCTTGTGTTCAATTATCTCAAAAATAAATGTGATAACATATATTTTTAAATCTGGTAACATCTCTATCTATTAATTAGAAGAGATATTTGGAAAGTAGAAAATCTATGGTTACGTACATTCGTGATGTATGACTTGGTACGAAAAGGATAATGATTCTTTGCGACTACTTATTCCCATCTTATATGTACTACTGAAAAAGAAGGATTattgaaagggaagaaaaaagcagaagaagaaagaaattaaGGAAAATGACTAACAATTAACAGATGACGCATATTTTTAACTGTAATGACCAGATAAGTTGTTTTAAGTTCTAGCTTTCATTTTCATGATTTGAGGCATTGaatagcttcatttgatgtttcATGACCTGTGTGCATGGTTCGTTTCGATTTTCGTAAAGCTTAGATGtgttttgaaagagaaattctaaTTCTAGAGCTTTAATGTTATTGGAGTTGACCATGAAAAACATTCTTGATAAACAATCTTAGATTAGTGTTTTGACGATTCTGGTAGGATCATATGATGATTCTAGACTTATACGTATGTTTAATTTGGTCCCGAGTGACCCTAGGCCGTTTTCGTGCTTATAATCGCaagttgaaaatttaagttatgaACATTTGAAATCCTTGAGTTTTGATAGTTGAtttttagttttgatgttatttttgatgtTTTGAGCTTACAAGCGAGTTTGTGTGTGATTTACATACTTTTTGGATGATTGGATAAGATCCCGAGGGGCTCATGTGAGTTTCGGATTAGTTTCGAAATGTTTGATAAGTTTTACCATTGTTGGTGCTGATGTTGTCGCAATTGCCATGAtcagctcgcaaatgcgaggttcgcatCTGCGAATAtcatctcgcatttgcgaagttctaGGGGGAAGCTCAGTATTGCAATTGCGATGCTgaggttcgcaattgtgaaggaaCTGTCACAATTGAGACTGTGTATGCGCATGGGGAATTTTTGCATTTGCGATTAGTAGGTCGCATGTGCAAGCTGCACAATTGcgaataatattttacaattgCAATGTCTGCACCTCGATAAAAATTTAAGGGTTTCGGGATTAGCTCATTTTATACCATTTTTGAGACTTAGACTACGTAAGGAGGTGATTTTTGCGAGTATTTTCTTCTCAACTTCAAAGGTTAGTAATTTTAACTTAGTTTTAATTTATCTCTACGATTTTCCATAGATTTGTATCCCTTAATCTAGGATTTCAAAGAGTAGAAAATAGGATTTTGGGTAGTAACTTAAGAAAGTaaattttggagatttagacctcaattaaGGTCGGATcttgaaataaaatatatatttggacTTGGGGAAAAATGGGTAATCGATAATTGGTCTTAATTTCGAATTTAGACTATATGGacccgagttgactttttattgactttttcaaATATGATAAAGATCATACCTTTTTAGTATTAATAGGGTTCCTTATGCTTGTTTTGAATTATTTGAGtattatttgactagattcggatGGTCTAGAGGCTTGTTCTAAAAGGAAAGCGGTATTGGAGAATTGATTTGTTCcaaaaaagtaagtgtcttgTTTAACCTTGATTTAAGGGAATTAAAAAGTATTtgggtctatttgctacgtgctAAATGTATTGGGGGCGACGTATATGtgtggtgacgagtgtatatgcgttgCTATGGGTTAAGCATGCAGGTAGAATTAGCCTTATTCATGTATTATTTCCTCTATGCTTTAATAGTTCATGAAACCTCTTGATTATTAACATACATATTGTTTAAGTTTTGATGAAGTATCTGAATATTATGGTTCTTGAAATGTTGGCTCGCCAATTGGTACAAAAATTAGGATTGCCCCTCATTATGTATTATGCTTAATCActctttttgatgttatttatgcttcctaccttttttggtgttgttttatgtATGCTTGGAGAGGAAGATGAATTGCATGAAGGTAATTGCGTGCTTGTGAAGAAGAGTAACTTATGCACGAAGGATATTTCTGTGCTTCATGATATCATTATTATTGCACGAAGAGTGTTTTCGCGCTTGGTGTGTAAGAGTGATATGTATATATGTTCACGAAAGGTGTCACCGTGCCGGTGAGGATGAGaggtaaatgcacgaagggtgttggcATGCTATTTGCATATGATATCTTTTATCCCTTGCTTTTATTATGCAAATTTATGGACTTGGCTATGTTGTTTCATGGTTAACGTTTCATTCTCTTGGATTTAAGTTGTTGTAAAAGGCTTGGTTGTGTTATTTGAGAAAACACGATAGTTACTTCTCTTAGTTGATTCTTTCACCATTCCTCATACTTATTCTTGTTATTTTCTCTTGTTTATTAACTGCACATGTTTATATAGTAGGTATTTTGTCTTAGCCTTGTCACCACCTCATcggggttaggcttgacacttactgagtatattaggtcggttgtaatcatactacacttctgcacttattgtgcagattCACGCGTTGGTCCTAGTGGGGCTCCGAGGGGTGTGACTATCTTGGACATATGAGAGACTCAAGGTAGTGTTGCATACCTATTTTCAGACTCTAGAGTCACTTTCATTATTATTGCTAATGTTTACTTGTATCTCCAGATGGTCAGATTCTAGTTTCGGTTGAACCGATAGGGCCAGCTCAAGTCCCAAAAAGGTTCATTACTACCCAACACTTCAGAGCACCTTGGTTTGTATGATTGATTTTATGGAGATCATGGCTCATGCAGGTGTACTTCCTATGGCATCGATTATTTATCGGGTTGGGGGAAGAGCTTAGACTCCCGCCACTCACACTCTAAAACAGATGGTGCACGAGTATCAGACGACCCCAAGAGTGTTACCAGTGTATTATTGCAGTGCAGCGTAAGGTTAGACCCGCGATGTCAACTGAGGAGTTGAAGAGGATGTATAGGTTTCAAAAGTTATTTCCTCCTCACTTAAGTTGTGCGCCTCCAGAGGATGTCCAGGAGCTCTTGGACCGATGTTATGAGATCTTGCACAATTTGGGACTGGTTAAGTCTAATGGAGTGGACTTCACTATTTTTTAGATGCAAAAggtggtgggagacttatgaggtGGGTAGACCAGTAGGGTCACCTCCTCTTACTTGGGTTCAGTTTTTACAGCTTTTCTTGAAGACGTTAATCCCGCTTACTCAGAGAGATGACCTACAcagtcagtttgagcatctttaGCAGGGTGATATGGTAGTCACCCAAAATAAGATGAGGATTTTTTATTTGTCTCATCATACAGCTATCCTGAACCCTACTAAGAGGGAGAAGGTACAGAGGTTCATAGAGGGGTTTGATTATGGTATTAGGCTTCAAAGGGCTTGAGAGGCCAAGAATGAGACTTCATTCACTCAAGCAATTGAGATTTCTAGGAGGATTGAGTGCATTCGTGGCAAGGGGAGAGAGGTGacgtctgataagaggcctcgtcattttggtggtttcagtggtgcctcgtctagaggcagggaTCATTTTGGTAGAGGTCATGCTATCCGGCCAGTTCAAATAGCACTTCGGGTTCTAGTGGTACTTCAGTTGGCCATGGTACTTATGGTCCTCGCTCTGAGCAGCCAGCATTCAGTGCACCTCAAACTCCCATTAGTATAACTCTGATATAAAGTTACTATAGGGGTCATTCGGGTCGTTAGGGATAGCTTCAGGTTCAGCAACCACGTCAGCAGAGGGGTTACTACGAGTGTAGGGATTTGAGGCATGTCGCGATATTTTGTCCCAGGTTTCAGAGTGGTATGCCACAACAGATTACTCGTGCTATGATTCTGGTACCAGTTGCTATACTACTTGCCTAGCCAGCTAGGGTTAGAGGTCATCCAGCTAGAAGTGGAGGTCGTCCaagtagaggtcaccctagagaaGCAGGACATGCCGGTGGGGACCAACCCCGTTATTATGGATCTCTCGGTAGGCTTGAGGCAGAGTTGTCTGATGTAGTCATCATACGTGTTATCattgtctgtcatagagatgcttcagtgttgtttgatccgggttctacctattcatatgtgttatcATATTTTGCATCACACTTgagtatgcctcgtgattctcttgatATTCCTATTTCTATGTCTACATTGGTTGGGGATTCTATAGTAGTTGATCGGGTGTACCGGCCTTATGTTGTTACCATTAATGGTTTTGATACCATCGTTGATCTTTTGTTGttggatatggtggattttgaggtgATTCTGGGTTTGGATTGGTTGTCCTTGTATCTCGTTATCTTGGATTGCCACACCAAGACTGTGACTTTAGCTATGTAAGGGTTTTCTAAACTAGAGTGGAGGGGGACCTTGGCCATTCTACGAGCAGGATGGTTTTATTTTtgaaggctcaacagatggttTAGAAGGGGTGTTTAacatatttggcttatattcgagattctagtgcagaggttccttctatggacttagtACCGGTTGTTAgggagtttccagaggtgtttctatCGGATTTACCTAGCATGCCACTTGATAGAGATATTGAGTTTTGTATTGACTTAgtttcgggcactcaacccatttctatcctGCCATACTGTATGGCtctagctgagttgaaggaactgaaggagtagttgtaggatttgcttgataaaagGTTTATTAGACCGAGTGTTTCTCTttggggtgcaccaatgttgtttgtgaagaagaatggtGATTCTATGAGGACATGCATTaattatcgatagttgaacaaggttacaatcaagaacaagaatccattgcctcgtatcaatgatttgtttgactagcttcagggtaCCAATGTGTTCTCCAAGATTAGTTATAGTCTAGTTATCATCAGGTGAAGATTAGTGCTTCATATGTCCCTAAAACAGTTTTAAGAACTTCTTAtagtcattatgagttcttggttaATTTCATCtggtttgactaatgctccagcgactttcatggatttgatgaactgaatgttcaagccttatttggattccttagtgattgtattcattgattataTTCTGGATTACTCTCGTAGAAGAGAAAAGCATGAGCAGTACTTGTGGGTTGTACTTTAGACTTTCAAGGATCGTCAGCTTTATGCCATGTTTTCGAAGTGCGAACTTTGGTTGGACTCAattgcatttttgggtcatgttgtgTCTAGTGATAGTATAAAGGTTgttcctaaaaagattgaggcggttcagaattggcctagacttacttcagctatagagatccgaagtttcttgggtttggcaggctacTATCGTCGCTTTATTAAGGGATTTTCATCTAATGCAgctccattgaccaagttgactcagAAATATACTCATTTTAGATGGTCTGATGAATGTGAGAAAAGCTATCAAAAGCTCAAATTTGTTTTGACTAtggctccagtattggtgttgcccacatTTTCGGGGCCTTATACCGTGCATTGTGTGCTTCGCGCATTGGTCTCAGTGCAATTGTGATGCAGTATGGTAGAGTGATTACCTACGCATCTcgtcagttgaagacccatgagaagaactatataGTTCATGGTTCGGAGTTGCCAACTATTGCGCACGCTTTcaaaatttggaggcactacttgtacgaTATATCATGTAAGGTTTAAATTGATCAttggagtctccaacacttgttcaagtaAAAGAATTTGATATTTATGAGCCTAGTCGGATTCTTGCTTGTGCTATTGCATAGTCGTCCTTGTTTGTGCGTATTaaggctcgctagtatgatgatccacatttgTTTGTGTTACAGGGTGGAGCGAGGTGTCCTGAAGAAGGTTGTGATTTGAGATAATGGTGTTATGCAGCTTCAAGGTCGGATTTGTATTCcgaatgttgatggcttgagggagttgATCTGCCGGGAGGCACATAGTTcatggtattctattcacccaggtgtcacgaagatgtatcatgacttgaattAATATTATTGGTGGTGCAAGATAAAGAAAGACGTTGTTGGGAATGTTTCACG is drawn from Nicotiana tomentosiformis chromosome 12, ASM39032v3, whole genome shotgun sequence and contains these coding sequences:
- the LOC104088505 gene encoding cyclin-dependent kinase G-2 isoform X1, giving the protein MAAGRHGGYRDNEFRGREAEFEVSRRELGYPKGDYDRIRSVDRDFDRDQVHDRSSRDRGRLRQKDVKEREVINGSYRSMSSRSDSGSSDGGAGRSGFSVRAVDREPGELSSESGSDGAIDSDRKTKNAANGNQSPVQSKKRKFSPIIWDRDEKEANRMSKSRNSPAAAKLPPPLPLPKSSVQSPNLPLERVEQVSPLNNNNNIIQSMGPSQHNPNTALGSHVDASESPVDIGSPPPDKERLPEQDARIVEEDEYVPTIRASRWATDADSPADEGLISDDDMPRLKKRRAVSQSAEMGGHRKSLTPEFGELKRDNSGGNRARSSDSDEHIRSSSRDSYQDNDLDKNDSMDVDKDRYYDGTSVSQSDTESEDEHDSRGIPEPALPPQRSVNMLQGCRSVDEFERLNRIDEGTYGVVYRARDKKTGEIVALKKVKMEKEREGFPLTSLREINILLSIHHPSIVDVKEVVVGSSLDSIFMVMEYMEHDLKALMETMKQPFSQSEVKCLMLQLLQGIKYLHDNWVLHRDLKTSNLLLNNRGELKICDFGLARQYGSPLKPYTHLVVTLWYRAPELLLGAKQYSTAIDMWSLGCIMAEMLSKEALFNGKTEVDQIDKIFKILGTPNETIWPGFSKLPGVKVNFVKYQFNSLRKKFPATSFTGLPVLSDAGFDLLNKLLTYDPEKRITADAALNHEWFREVPLPKSKEFMPTFPAQHAQDRRVRRVMKSPDPLEEQRRKELKQGMLGTGGLFG
- the LOC104088505 gene encoding cyclin-dependent kinase G-2 isoform X2, encoding MAAGRHGGYRDNEFRGREAEFEVSRRELGYPKGDYDRIRSVDRDFDRDQVHDRSSRDRGRLRQKDVKEREVINGSYRSMSSRSDSGSSDGGAGRSGFSVRAVDREPGELSSESGSDGAIDSDRKTKNAANGNQSPVQSKKRKFSPIIWDRDEKEANRMSKSRNSPAAAKLPPPLPLPKSSVQSPNLPLERVEQVSPLNNNNNIIQSMGPSQHNPNTALGSHVDASESPVDIGSPPPDKERLPEQDARIVEEDEYVPTIRASRWATDADSPADEGLISDDDMPRLKKRRAVSQSAEMGGHRKSLTPEFGELKRDNSGGNRARSSDSDEHIRSSSRDSYQDNDLDKNDSMDVDKDRYYDGTSVSQSDTESEDEHDSRGIPEPALPPQRSVNMLQGCRSVDEFERLNRIDEGTYGVVYRARDKKTGEIVALKKVKMEKEREGFPLTSLREINILLSIHHPSIVDVKEVVVGSSLDSIFMVMEYMEHDLKALMETMKQPFSQSEVKCLMLQLLQGIKYLHDNWVLHRDLKTSNLLLNNRGRQNFSWEPNNILLQSTCGHWVVSWLRCYPKKRFSMEKQKLIKSIRFSKFSEPQMRQYGQGFLNFLG